TCCGGACGCTCGGCGGTCGCCGCAGTTTCTTCAAAGGTAGCTGGTACCATTACTATAGTCGATCAGGAAAAGGCTCTGCGCAACAAAATCCACATGGAGatcgagaaaaaatcgaaagCTTGCTCGAATGCTTCCTACGAGTGTACACTTCCGCGTTTGGAACAGTACAATTACTGCAAACGACACATCTTGCAAGATCCGAGATCTTCGTTCAAGCAGTGCGCGTACTTCTTTGCCAGCAATGGCAAACGCTGCACGGAACCGGCTCCAAGATATGACAACAAAAAGGACTACGGAACCAACTATTGCTACGAGCATAGCCGATTGTCACAGTtgacgaaaaccaaatccaCAATCGGTAAATTTACACCGGTCGAAACGACGGAAACGCTGCTCCACGGTCTGGCGCACCATGTTAAGGTGGACAAGGCCAAGCAGAATCAACAGCAGTACcgtcatcagcatcatcatctgGGCTCGGGGAACTGCTCGTCTACCTCGATGAAGATTAGCGTCCACGACGATGAGGAAGACCCGGGAGACGTTGATGTCGCGACGCCCTCGGTGGATCCCTATGGTaagctggattttttttatcaatttactttAATGCTTTTGGACTCAATATTGAACATAAAAATCAGATAACAAGTTTTATGGGCTTTTAACGTGACATGTTGaggaaaacaatttcaataaatatcaTTACTTCCCTCTCAATCCTGTTTCACAAATTGAAAGGAACGGAACAAATGTTTCCTTCCATTGATATTTAACTCTTTAATgcacgatatttttttaaaatgggtAAAGTAATTGTATTGAATTTACattattttaattcgaataacacagtTCACCAGCTTTGAAGaggttattttcatatttttaaaaagtaataAGTCATCAAAGcttgacaaaattaattatatctcaatacagtttttcgaaattctACCTACCGTTGTTCACTAAGTGCAGGAAAATGTTGGTGATTGATTATGACTCAGAGAATTATAAGAATTTGCTAACCTGCtgaaaaaactggttttttaatggccacatttttcaaacaaaaaatttttctgccttgaaaaatttcaaccctaagtcttagaaaaaaaaaacaaaatgtttgggAAAAGGCTATATAGATCAGCAATCAAAGGCTAAAAAATCCAATTATTTGTTACAGTCACAGTTTagatatgttgatttttctaCATCGTAAAGATGTGATTTAAAACGCAgttttttttgacgaatttttgaATGTATGTTTTTCGAATAAGACAACAttcataaaaaagtaaattttctacCGATTCTAGTGAAGTATCAACGCTGCGAagcttaaattaatttttttaaattaaacagcTGCGTACTATGTAACTTGAGCTCAGACTCTTTGTACAACCGCACATAAATATCTCCACAAGGTACCTGTGGGATTCACTGGCATCAGTGTCAGTAAGGACTTCGTCACATTAATCATCCTAACCACGTCGCTAATCCCTTCCACAGTCGACATCGATGTGACGTCCATCAACGACTCCGGCCGCGTGGTGCTCGATTATGCCTCGGACAGCAGCACCGACGAAGAGGCCGCCACCGTGGGCAATACATGGCGTGGACACGATCTAGACAATTCGGACAACGAAAGCGTCGATTCGCAGAACGAAGATCTGTTGAAACATGCCGGTATTTACACCGCCGAAGAGGCCACAATGATCACCAAGGAGAAACTGATCCGTTTGCAGGCCCTGTATATCGATCAGTTCCATCGGCTGCAGCATGTGCTGCGAGAAAAGCGACGCCGCTACCTGCACGATCTGCGCAAGGAACGCGAAACGTACTGTAGCATTCACGATCAGGTTAAGGATTCGCCGAAGGAACGTAAGCTGTACGAAAAAATGAAAGCTTTCAATCACTATCACAAGAAGTATGGAATGGAATCCATCTTACATCGCAAATATTTGGAAAAGCGTGCGAAGGCTACGGAGGGCTTGCACCATAAAGTCCCTTCAAATCCTAAGTGTGCTTTTACCGAAGGAGGAGTTAAATGTGGCGAGCGTACATTGCCTTGCTgcaaattttgccgaaagcatATTATGGAGGATAAAAAGCAAGTGTTGTTCAAGCTCTGTGGAGTGGAGAAAAGTGGAGTTGTTTGTCAGGAACCATTGGCCAACATTTTCGAAGATACAACTTGCTTCCTTCATGTGGAGCTACCGGCTCAGAAAATATTCACCAAAAAGAAATACGAATCTGAATCAGACGGCGAAGAAGTTGGTGAAGCCTCAATGTCCGTTTCGCTAGACACGGTTAAAAGGGAACCTTTGGATGCTCCCAAAAGCGTCAAAACGTCTCCTTCACAGTCGTCAAGTACCACTGCTACCGCTGCTGAAACGGAAGATCAAGAAGAACCAATTGGGCCACTTGTTGAGGAGTACAATGTTACGATTGCCCATGACAATGAACCGGATAGCTTAGAAGATTCCCTTCCGGTCAGTGTAATTCCAAAGCCAGTAAAACCTAAAGCCGAAAAGGACGAATCGGAGGATACAAATGAAACAACCCAAGCAGGAGCCTGAAGACGTTTCCGAAGCAGAAGGGACCCATCAAAAACGCgcattttaaggtatttttaaCCATTACTTTTACTGTTGCCATTTCAATGTTTTAGTGTTTGTCTATGCTTGTTCGTCGATGTAATAATTTTGGTTAAATACATAGAACAACATAAGTCAAACGGACACAGTTCAAGTAGTAATAATATTgacataaattcaaaataatttaccgCAATTGCtccgggagaaaaaaaaacggtcaaaTCACAATTTTAAGTGGAAAAATTAGATGTGCGTAAGGTAGAGGAATAAAATCTTCAGATgatcaatttattcaaaagttctctttgtctgattcgtatcccaaagtcccattttGAGTGTTGGAAATAGTGTTGAGAAAGCAAGGTCAATTTTCGTAAGAAACAAAACGTGTAACCGTTACACTGTAACGTTTTTCGTATCAGCCCTAGACACATCAGTTGAATATAGGAATACAGTTCCCAAATATAAAACCATCGGTATTAAGTGCAGAAATGTTGTCAAGTGTAggattttgaacttttctgGGAACAATTCCTTAGAAAAAACTTCACAAACTACAAAAAAGGTAAGtatgaatctttaattttattaataaaacttGCGAACAATATACGGCGCTCTTTTCACATAGGTTCTCATCTGACATTAGTTTAGCACAATTGATATGAACTGAAGCAATCGATTTCCGCATCAAGAAGAGGAATAAAGTGAAACCTTAGAAGAaacgacttaaaaaaaactccaaaaaaatgacaaccGTATTTTACAGCAGATGAAGGCTTGTTCTTCGATGGATCATGTCAAAACCTGTAAGCTTATGTGAAAAGCATTCCAGCCAGACTACTACCAGGACCGCGTTACGTACCCATGTAGATGGTAAGTGATACCGAGATTTTATTTCAGATAGTAAAATAAGTAATGTAGTGTTAGACGGggcaaaactcataaaaaattgaacgcaattaatttttttcaatctcaaaTCGATATGGattcgaaaataataaaattgaaccaCCTTAATGAAAAATACAGACTTTCAAAGAGGCCCCTTTCGTTTTTTGGCATAGTTTTAATCAAATCTAAATCGTAACCGAGCAGACTCCGATGCCTCAATCGATAGCAAATAGTtaccaaaatgagctatcaatgtCAATATGATAACGGATGCCAACATTAGGTTTCATTCAAGTATCAGTATCTATGCTGAAATGTGATGGCAACCCGATACCCGAAGTAAAGCATCAATAATAAAATGATAGCACAATTAGGtgttgattttattacgacagctgaacaaggcatcattaaggtttcattcATTTTCGCTGATCAAAAAAGAAAGATCAAAATGTTAGCATGATTTAGTATCCAACTTTCTGCGATGAAAAATCAGGTAATTCAggttattaaaatgttttaactgAAAACAAACACAATGATTTCTTATTCAGTTCCAActgataattttatattttctcaatattttctgatcttatacagcttgctttggaAGAAACATTTGAACGTTGCTCACAGACttgagttttaagttcaaaatttaaccaaaattacaTCGCTAGCTTTGATATCTTTTGTGCGATCGATGCGACTCTGGTGCCGACATTGCCCATAAATCTAgcgaaaaattggaaaagattgTCCTGTCTGTATTAGTCTGTGCTATAAGCTTCAACttctaggcagaacgatcactcaatcaaggtgttttaagtatcttggggtttggtttgattccaagtgtacctggagggcccatattgagtatctgaaaggaaaatccCAACaaagaatcatttttttctgatcaaTCACtagcacctggtggggagcccatccacaAGATCTTTTAACCATTCTCTCAGTGAtcgaatatggtagcttctgtttccagtcagttGCCAGATCTCACCTTATCAAACTGGAGCgcatccaataccgttgtctccgcatcgctttggggtgtatgccctcaacgcataacatgagtcttgaagttttggcaggcatactacctctgaaagatcgattcaatttactatcactccggttcctcatcaggtgtgaggtcatgaacccattggtaattgtgaatttcgaaaggttacttgagcaaaattttcaaaccagatttatggctatataccatgtcctcatgtcaatgcagataaacccttcttcgtattctccaactcgtgtttgtagcccagactgcgatcattcttctgtccagtttgatttgtctatgcagcaggaaattcttGCTTGCGAGACCGCATCGTCCTCCTCTGAATCCAAGAATTTTCGGAGttcacgtcgatgctgataaaatgtactttaccgatggatcacgaaatatctagcgcctctcgcagtctccagtcaccatgctctgtatatgtagcggagttagcagctattcactgggctttggacagtGTCGTTTCACGGCCAGTTGGAtactactatattgtaacggatagtttgagctctgttgaagcaatccattcaataaaaccgggaaagcactcgccatacttcctcgagaagataaagcatggatcactacaaaactggacgcattaaaagggtctatctcggagctatgtaaacgaaataaaaatgttttgtgctcaaattgtagggtttttactgcacttttgaggaaaaataataaaaaaattattccaatgttgttttgatgaaatttcgaacttttcgtcgagaaccactcattttagtttggacaccctattcactgacctcagcggccattcactgccctcagcgtccattttgttccacaatctcttcatctctgtttcatcccgagtcgtcctaccattcttcttcatcttctgattaacaattgctcacaatttttcgatagggcggaattgggGGCAGTTGGGCGGGTTgacgtccttttcgacaaaatccactagttggcccgataccactgtagtacctcttcgcTATAGTGGCAGCTAGCTAAATCTAGcaaaaactttactggttctttgtgagatctaacaaaaggaaaaaaaacatttttcaggcactcctccttgaaCCGGGGGTTTTCGGCCGCAGCTCCAAatatcttgccagatcaaacacttttctgcaaagttattggcaaaaactaatttgaacttgatggggacatcactccgaccagtggctttgtaaaatttttggtcaggaagcctcctcaaatcagatttcgcgatttttgaaccagaccacatcgggtttttgaacgtgggtgtccaaaattaattttcgtctcgcggcttctatcacgtgtaacttttttgaaacaaaactctTGTAGGTCAAAGAATAAAACgcttgaagttttataaaaagctTCTGTATTCTAAGACGTTTGTAATGAAACTTCTTTAGTGGGAGTGAATTGCCTCGCTTTTATATTTAACTTATAAATCACCGATTGCTATGATATCACCCCCTCTCAATTGGTCAACCCAAGGGAACTACGAAGTTTCTGGAACTGGATAGCTTATAATGGTTTCGTAAAAATATCGGCAATTTGTTCTCTAGTACGGATAGCTTCGACCTTCAGCCTTCCTTCCGCAATGTGGTCCCTTACAAAATGATGTTTCACGTCGATGTGTTTACTCCGCTTCGTCTCAAGGTTCTTGGCCATTCCTATACAGCCACGGTTGTCTTCGAAAATTACAGGTGGTGCTTCCGATGTGATATGAAGATCATCCAGAAGACCATTCAACCAAATAGCCTCTGCCGCCGCACTGCTCAGCGCCACATATTCGGCCTCGCTCGATGGTGTTGCCACGGTCGTCTGTTTCTTGCTGGACCAGGACACTGTGcatacaaaaactttaaaggtGAAGCCACTAATCGATTTCCTGTCCACAGCATCAGCAGCCCAATCGGAATCTGCGTACCCCACGACTCTCGGTGCATTCGTGTTTCTGGTGAACTCCAAAACCATTTGCCCGGTGCCTCGCAAGTACCGTACAATCCGCTTCAAACATTGCCAGTGTTCTGTATTTGGACTCTGCTGGAACCTTCCCATGTAACCCATCGGAAAACAAACATCCGGCCGTACACACAGCATCAGATACATCAAGATGCCCAATAATTCACGATACGGTTCATCAGTCGATGTTCCTTCTTTCGTCAATTGTTGGCCTTTCTCCATTGGGGTTTTCACAGGATTACAATCTTGCAGCCCAAAACGATTTAGAATCCTTGTTACATGCGCTTCCTGGGACAACCTAAGGACACCACCTTCTCGATTGTAGGTTATCTTAACGCCAAGAAAGTGATGAGCCTCGCCACAATCCGTCATCTGGAACGCTTGAGATAGGTCCTTCTTCAGCTTCAAAATTGTATCACGTTTCCGGCCAATGATTAACAAATCATCAACGTACAGGATCAGATACCAGATATCATCCTCCATCACTTTCACGTACAAACAATACTCGTGAAGTGAGCGGACGAATCCCATCTTGAGCAACTGTTGATTAAATTTCTGATTCCAGCATCTCGGAGATTGCTTCAAACCATAAAGCGACTTAAGCAGCTTACAAACCATATTCGGCCGTACCTTGACACCATCGGGGACGGTCATGTAAATGCTTTCCTTAAGTTCGCCATGAAGGAAAGCCGTTTTCACATCTATCTGGTGAATGTGGTAGCCCTTTTGAACTGCTATGGCCAGCACTGTCCTTATTGTTGGAAGTTTGGCCACTGGTGCGTAAGTTTCGTCATAATCGATCCCTGGTTTCTGCAAGTAGCCCTTCACCACCAGGCGGGCTTTGAATCGAACCGGACGAC
This sequence is a window from Uranotaenia lowii strain MFRU-FL chromosome 3, ASM2978415v1, whole genome shotgun sequence. Protein-coding genes within it:
- the LOC129751128 gene encoding KAT8 regulatory NSL complex subunit 2 isoform X2 gives rise to the protein MSQSRFAKRSPRKMSNLRGHQQRTRPYPQTHHQTSSTASSGSGRSAVAAVSSKVAGTITIVDQEKALRNKIHMEIEKKSKACSNASYECTLPRLEQYNYCKRHILQDPRSSFKQCAYFFASNGKRCTEPAPRYDNKKDYGTNYCYEHSRLSQLTKTKSTIGKFTPVETTETLLHGLAHHVKVDKAKQNQQQYRHQHHHLGSGNCSSTSMKISVHDDEEDPGDVDVATPSVDPYVDIDVTSINDSGRVVLDYASDSSTDEEAATVGNTWRGHDLDNSDNESVDSQNEDLLKHAGIYTAEEATMITKEKLIRLQALYIDQFHRLQHVLREKRRRYLHDLRKERETYCSIHDQVKDSPKERKLYEKMKAFNHYHKKYGMESILHRKYLEKRAKATEGLHHKVPSNPKCAFTEGGVKCGERTLPCCKFCRKHIMEDKKQVLFKLCGVEKSGVVCQEPLANIFEDTTCFLHVELPAQKIFTKKKYESESDGEEVGEASMSVSLDTVKREPLDAPKSVKTSPSQSSSTTATAAETEDQEEPIGPLVEEYNVTIAHDNEPDSLEDSLPVSVIPKPVKPKAEKDESEDTNETTQAGA
- the LOC129751128 gene encoding KAT8 regulatory NSL complex subunit 2 isoform X1 translates to MQQNSNNLVRSPRKMSNLRGHQQRTRPYPQTHHQTSSTASSGSGRSAVAAVSSKVAGTITIVDQEKALRNKIHMEIEKKSKACSNASYECTLPRLEQYNYCKRHILQDPRSSFKQCAYFFASNGKRCTEPAPRYDNKKDYGTNYCYEHSRLSQLTKTKSTIGKFTPVETTETLLHGLAHHVKVDKAKQNQQQYRHQHHHLGSGNCSSTSMKISVHDDEEDPGDVDVATPSVDPYVDIDVTSINDSGRVVLDYASDSSTDEEAATVGNTWRGHDLDNSDNESVDSQNEDLLKHAGIYTAEEATMITKEKLIRLQALYIDQFHRLQHVLREKRRRYLHDLRKERETYCSIHDQVKDSPKERKLYEKMKAFNHYHKKYGMESILHRKYLEKRAKATEGLHHKVPSNPKCAFTEGGVKCGERTLPCCKFCRKHIMEDKKQVLFKLCGVEKSGVVCQEPLANIFEDTTCFLHVELPAQKIFTKKKYESESDGEEVGEASMSVSLDTVKREPLDAPKSVKTSPSQSSSTTATAAETEDQEEPIGPLVEEYNVTIAHDNEPDSLEDSLPVSVIPKPVKPKAEKDESEDTNETTQAGA